The sequence below is a genomic window from Candidatus Krumholzibacteriia bacterium.
TCCGGTCCTTCCGAGAGGACACGCGCCTGGGGGAGCCGGAGAAGGTTCTCGACGTTCGCCAGGGCTTCGTTCGCTTCCAACGGATGATCGAAGACCGCGGGGTGCGTCGCGATCCGCAGGTAGGCCATGACCGTCGGCCAGGCCAACACGAGAACCTCGTCGTCCGCCGCGCAGTTCTCGAGAAAGGTGACGGCCCGGCTGTGGAACTCGCTCGTGGCGTCCGACGCGTAGAGCAGGATGTTCGCGTCGAGAGCGTAACTCACCGACGCCGCCCCTTCCCGTCTCGCCGGTCGCGGTCCATCACGTCGAGCAGGTCACTCGTCGAGGAGAGGTCGTAGCGCGCGCCCATCTCCCGCACCGTCCATTCGAAGGGCGGGCCCTCCGGGCGAGCGGACTCCTCCGCTTCGAGCGCCCGCGCGAGGAGGTCGGAGACCAACCTTCCGAGCGACTTGCCCTCGCGCCGCTGGAGGTCCTTGAGCTGTGCCAGGACCGGGTCATCGATGTCGATCGTGGTTCGCATGATGTGTGATGATATCTAGTCGCGCATCAGATGTCAAGATGAAGT
It includes:
- a CDS encoding antitoxin, which gives rise to MRTTIDIDDPVLAQLKDLQRREGKSLGRLVSDLLARALEAEESARPEGPPFEWTVREMGARYDLSSTSDLLDVMDRDRRDGKGRRR
- a CDS encoding TA system VapC family ribonuclease toxin, with product MSYALDANILLYASDATSEFHSRAVTFLENCAADDEVLVLAWPTVMAYLRIATHPAVFDHPLEANEALANVENLLRLPQARVLSEGPEFFALYRELADAHAPKGNLVPDAHLACLLRSNGVKTLYTLDRGFRRFDFLRVERPWD